A stretch of the Aspergillus puulaauensis MK2 DNA, chromosome 6, nearly complete sequence genome encodes the following:
- a CDS encoding uncharacterized protein (SECRETED:SignalP(1-22)): MHIINFTTLVVLIAIHCAFVSSHPSPIDLQDNAPTAMESHSHPAGHDSLIVREALQGNTDLTIEELVGINLLPIPEDCKILFEKAVPAARKAFEWSRKKVCDDYKCKIKFSPVYKKYSINPIKKDIIMTWIFGFFEKQGHPIQKHGINPDKIFDSIVKKCIESDKEIMGIQNTCTASQEKFKEIKGCVIGEVMPYAAKVGPWADKACKLALSHKLVDKIVKPEFTPNWRKMVTGFKNDKLCGK; encoded by the exons ATGCACATCATCAATTTCACCACCCTTGTGGTTCTCATCGCCATACACTGTGCATTCGTCTCCAGTCACCCAAGTCCGATAGATCTCCAAGACAATGCCCCTACAGCTATGGAGTCACACTCACACCCAGCAGGCCATGATAGTCTCATAGTCAGAGAGGCTCTTCAAGGCAATACCGATCTTACAATCGAAGAATTAGTGGGCATTAATTTGTTGCCAATTCCAGAGGATTGCAAAATCTTATTTGAAAAAGCCGTACCGGCGGCGAGAAAGGCATTTGAGTggtcaagaaagaaagtcTGCGATGACTATAAATGCAAAATAAAATTCTCGCCAGTTTACAAAAAGTACTCGATCAATCCTATCAAGAAGGACATCATTATGACCTGGATATTTGGCTTTTTTGAAAAGCAAGGTCATCCTATTCAGAAGCATGGCATAAACCCAGACAAGATATTTGACTCAATCGTGAAAAAATGCATTGAGTCGGATAAGGAGATTATGGGGATTCAAAATACCTGTACCGCCAGCCAAGAAAAGTTCAAGGAGATAAAAGGCTGTGTTATTGGTGAAGTGATGCCTTACGCGGCCAAAGTAGGTCCATGGGCCGATAAAGCATGCAAGCTTGCACTTAGTCACAAATTGGTTGATAAG ATAGTCAAACCTGAGTTCACGCCTAATTGGCGCAAAATGGTAACTGGTTTCAAAAATGACAAACTATGTGGGAAATAA
- a CDS encoding cupin domain-containing protein (COG:S;~EggNog:ENOG410PP69;~InterPro:IPR014710,IPR011051), with translation MADSAVYHDGSTSSLNAVHCYITTHSADGKAVFHDPPSGTELVTPQRVGEAALNVHYTTNSVPVQVANDRDLTAFYEQPTPVPIALRNGSVLRMVDLAPGGQSPMHATNSVDYCVVIQGEVILILEDFDSGPRRTMKVGDVSVQRGTSHAWQNGSSTEWARMLAVVLDAEIPGREDNSGGIDLPK, from the coding sequence ATGGCAGACTCAGCAGTATACCATGACGGCAGCACATCGTCTCTCAACGCAGTCCACTGCTACATCACAACCCACAGCGCAGACGGTAAAGCCGTCTTCCACGACCCTCCATCCGGCACCGAGCTCGTAACCCCGCAACGGGTGGGCGAAGCCGCCCTCAACGTCCACTATACAACCAACTCCGTCCCTGTGCAAGTCGCAAACGACAGAGACCTAACCGCGTTCTACGAGCAACCAACACCCGTCCCGATCGCGCTCCGGAATGGATCGGTGCTGCGGATGGTTGATTTGGCGCCGGGCGGGCAGTCCCCCATGCACGCCACCAATAGCGTTGACTACTGTGTCGTGATTCAGGGGGAGGTTATATTGATACTCGAGGATTTTGACAGCGGTCCTCGACGGACAATGAAGGTGGGTGATGTCAGTGTACAGCGGGGCACTTCGCACGCGTGGCAGAACGGAAGCAGTACGGAGTGGGCTAGAATGCTAGCTGTCGTGCTTGACGCTGAGATTCCGGGAAGAGAGGATAACTCTGGTGGTATCGATCTCCCAAAGTAA
- a CDS encoding glutathione-independent formaldehyde dehydrogenase (COG:Q;~EggNog:ENOG410PJRF;~InterPro:IPR013154,IPR013149,IPR002328,IPR036291, IPR011032;~PFAM:PF00107,PF08240;~go_function: GO:0008270 - zinc ion binding [Evidence IEA];~go_function: GO:0016491 - oxidoreductase activity [Evidence IEA];~go_process: GO:0055114 - oxidation-reduction process [Evidence IEA]): protein MRAVAWLGQPYNVSVIDMPVPSIINQTDAVVRITTSAICGSDLHFYHGYTGAANVPWGLGHEAVGYISEIGDDVSSLQVGDYVIIPDNAHDGHYGQDHPLSFGSGSPDYGGLQAEYARVPFADMSLIPIPFNNGTGNATKELDYLMISDIFSTGWQALTYSGFQPGDTVAVFGAGPVGLMAAYSAMLRGASRVYSVDQVPSRLQLASSIGAIPISFNTSDPVEQILSLEPNGVTRALDCVGFEAVNATGHRTDGIVPRNLLSVAAQQGGIAIAGVYTGGGNSTQGAPFADQIPAQVPLSVASLWGKALTVGSGIVLPLEHAQELVDLVAADRATPSFVVSAVIDIEDAPGFYRRYSDHLENKIVIRFP from the exons ATGCGAGCCGTCGCCTGGCTCGGCCAACCCTACAACGTGTCCGTGATTGATATGCCCGTTCCGAGCATCATAAACCAGACAGACGCGGTTGTCCGCATCACCACCTCAGCAATTTGCGGCTCTGACCTCCATTTCTACCACGGGTACACGGGGGCTGCCAACGTGCCTTGGGGCCTCGGCCATGAGGCTGTTGGGTACATCTCCGAGATTGGCGATGATGTGTCCTCTCTGCAGGTTGGAGACTATGTTATTATCCCGGACAATGCACACGATGGGCATTATGGTCAGGATCACCCGCTTTCGTTCGGAAGCGGGTCCCCTGACTATGGTGGTTTGCAAG CCGAATATGCCCGTGTTCCATTCGCGGACATGAGCCTGATCCCAATCCCCTTCAACAACGGCACCGGAAACGCAACCAAGGAACTCGACTACCTCATGATCTCGGACATATTCTCCACGGGCTGGCAAGCCCTAACCTACAGTGGTTTCCAGCCCGGCGACACCGTGGCCGTCTTCGGCGCAGGCCCCGTAGGTCTCATGGCCGCATACTCTGCCATGCTCCGCGGTGCTTCACGCGTTTACTCAGTGGACCAAGTGCCCAGCCGTCTGCAACTCGCTTCTTCGATCGGCGCTATACCTATCAGCTTCAACACCTCCGACCCCGTGGAGCAGATCCTATCCCTTGAACCCAACGGCGTCACTCGTGCTCTAGACTGCGTTGGCTTCGAGGCCGTCAACGCCACAGGGCATCGCACCGACGGAATCGTCCCGCGcaacctcctctccgtcgCAGCACAGCAAGGCGGGATCGCCATTGCGGGTGTATACACCGGCGGTGGGAATAGTACCCAGGGCGCACCATTCGCGGATCAGATTCCTGCCCAGGTTCCTTTATCCGTTGCGTCGTTGTGGGGGAAGGCGCTTACCGTGGGCAGTGGGATTGTACTGCCGCTGGAACATGCGCAGGAGCTCGTTGACCTTGTTGCTGCGGATCGCGCGACGCCGAGCTTTGTGGTCAGCGCGGTtattgatattgaggatgcGCCGGGGTTTTATAGGCGGTATAGTGACCATTTGGAAAATAAGATTGTCATTCGGTTTCCGTGA
- a CDS encoding aldo/keto reductase family protein (COG:C;~EggNog:ENOG410PIHU;~InterPro:IPR023210,IPR036812;~PFAM:PF00248), which translates to MRAIFGAMNIGEPGDGRTRVHTVKQAKQMVDVFKSHGHTDIDTARIYGNGSSEAFLGEMDLAPSSFLIDTKLFPSAANPSVALATAGYHHTPADLRRGLLESLAALKVPKVHVWYLHSPDRTVPFEATLREVNKLYQEGYFEKLGISNYQAWEVATLCEICDRNGWVKPSVCQGIYNAFHRAVEPELLRCLRHHGISFYCFNPLAAGMLTGRYSRDSPDAVAAGRFDPRSEPGALMRKRYYHDVYFDALELLRPLAKKHGVSEVECALRWLAHHSELKEELGDAVVIGSSSVEQLDENLKALAGGPLPAEIVDALNKGWEIIRGNQLIYWH; encoded by the exons ATGAGAGCCATATTCGGAGCTATGAATATTGGCGAACCTG GCGACGGCCGCACGCGAGTCCACACGGTCAAACAAGCCAAGCAGATGGTCGACGTATTCAAAAGCCACGGGCACACAGACATCGACACCGCGCGGATCTACGGAAACGGCTCGTCCGAGGCTTTCCTAGGCGAAATGGACCTGGCGCCGTCTTCATTCCTCATCGACACAAAGCTATttccctccgccgccaacccTTCCGTCGCTCTCGCCACAGCAGGCTACCACCACACGCCCGCCGACCTCCGACGCGGGTTACTGGAGAGCCTCGCTGCACTGAAGGTACCCAAGGTACACGTCTGGTACCTACACAGCCCGGATAGAACAGTTCCATTTGAGGCGACGCTGCGCGAAGTCAACAAGCTCTACCAGGAAGGATACTTCGAGAAGCTAGGGATAAGCAACTACCAAGCGTGGGAGGTCGCGACACTGTGCGAGATCTGCGATCGGAATGGCTGGGTGAAGCCCTCGGTCTGCCAGGGGATCTACAATGCGTTCCATAGAGCAGTGGAGCCAGAACTCCTGCGGTGTCTCCGTCATCATGGGATCTCGTTCTACTGCTTTAACCCGCTCGCTGCGGGGATGTTGACGGGTCGTTATTCGCGCGATAGCCCGGATGCTGTTGCGGCGGGCAGGTTTGATCCTAGGTCTGAGCCGGGGGCTCTTATGCGGAAGCGGTATTATCATGATGtatactttgatgcgcttgagctGCTGCGGCCACTTGCAAAGAAGCACGGAGTGAGCGAGGTCGAGTGTGCGCTGAGGTGGTTAGCTCATCACTCCGaattgaaggaggagcttggGGATGCGGTGGTTATTGGATCCAGTAGTGTTGAGCAGCTGGATGAGAATCTGAAGGCTCTGGCTGGCGGGCCACTTCCGGCGGAGATTGTCGATGCGTTGAATAAAGGGTGGGAGATTATTCGTGGCAATCAGCTCATTTACTGGCATTAG